One window of Hoplias malabaricus isolate fHopMal1 chromosome 16, fHopMal1.hap1, whole genome shotgun sequence genomic DNA carries:
- the tbl1xr1a gene encoding F-box-like/WD repeat-containing protein TBL1XR1a — MSISSDEVNFLVYRYLQESGFSHSAFTFGIESHISQSNINGALVPPAALISIIQKGLQYVEAEVSINEDGTLFDGRPIESLSLIDAVMPDVVQTRQQAYRDKLAQQQAAAAPPASSANLQGNAKNGETAANGEENGAHALPNNHADMMEVDGDVEIPQNKAMVLRGHESEVFICAWNPVSDLLASGSGDSTARIWNLSENSTSSSTQLVLRHCIREGGQDVPSNKDVTSLDWNSEGTLLATGSYDGFARIWTKDGNLASTLGQHKGPIFALKWNKKGNFILSAGVDKTTIIWDAHTGEAKQQFPFHSAPALDVDWQSNNTFASCSTDMCIHVCKLGQDRPIKTFQGHTNEVNAIKWDPTGNLLASCSDDMTLKIWSMKQDSCVHDLQAHSKEIYTIKWSPTGPGTNNPNANLMLASASFDSTVRLWDVDRGICIHTLTKHQEPVYSVAFSPDGRHLASGSFDKCVHIWNTQTGALVHSYRGTGGIFEVCWNAAGDKVGASASDGSVCVLDLRK, encoded by the exons ATGAGCATAAGCAGTGATGAGGTCAACTTTCTTGTGTACAGATACCTACAGGAGTCAG GGTTTTCCCATTCAGCCTTCACCTTCGGCATAGAGAGCCATATCAGCCAGTCCAACATCAACGGAGCCCTAGTGCCCCCTGCTGCCCTCATCTCCATCATCCAGAAGGGCCTGCAGTATGTGGAGGCAGAAGTCAGCATCAACGAG GACGGGACGCTGTTTGACGGCCGGCCGATCGAGTCTCTGTCTCTGATCGACGCGGTGATGCCGGATGTGGTTCAGACGCGACAGCAGGCGTACCGTGACAAACTGGCACAGCAACAGGCCGCCGCAGCGCCCCCTGCCAGCAGCGCCAACCTGCAGGGCAATGCCAAAAATGGGGAGACCGCCGCCAATGGAGAGGAGAACGGTGCACATGCCTTACCCA atAACCATGCAGACATGATGGAGGTGGATGGGGATGTTGAAATCCCACAGAATAAAGCCATGGTGCTGAGGGGCCACGAGTCTGAAGTCTTCATCTGCGCCTGGAATCCAGTCAGTGACCTGCTCGCTTCTGG GTCTGGGGACTCAACCGCTCGTATCTGGAACCTGAGCGAGAACAGCACCAGCAGCTCCACGCAGCTCGTGTTGAGACACTGTATACGAGAGGGAGGCCAGGACGTTCCCAGCAACAAGGACGTCACGTCATTAGACTGGAAT AGCGAGGGTACATTATTAGCCACTGGCTCTTACGATGGCTTTGCCAGAATATGGACTAAAGATG GTAATCTCGCCAGTACCCTGGGTCAGCATAAAGGTCCTATATTCGCATtgaaatggaacaaaaaagGAAACTTCATCCTTAGCGCTGGTGTAGATAAG ACAACGATTATTTGGGATGCTCACACAGGAGAGGCCAAGCAGCAGTTCCCCTTCCATTCAG CTCCTGCTCTGGATGTGGACTGGCAGAGCAACAACACCTTCGCCTCCTGTAGCACAGACATGTGCATTCACGTGTGTAAACTGGGCCAGGACCGGCCCATCAAGACATTCCAAGGACACACA AATGAAGTAAATGCAATCAAGTGGGATCCTACTGGCAACCTGCTGGCGTCCTGTTCTGACGACATGACGCTGAAG ATCTGGAGTATGAAGCAGGACTCGTGTGTTCATGACTTACAAGCTCACAGCAAAGAAATATACACTATCAAGTGGAGCCCGACCGGCCCTGGCACCAACAATCCCAACGCCAATCTCATGCTCGCCAG CGCATCCTTCGACTCCACTGTTCGGCTATGGGACGTAGACAGAGGAATCTGCATTCACACGTTAACCAAACACCAGGAGCCGGTGTACAGCGTGGCCTTCAGCCCTGACGGCCGCCACCTGGCCAGTGGCTCCTTCGACAAGTGTGTACACATCTGGAACACACAG ACTGGTGCTTTAGTTCATAGCTACAGGGGAACAGGGGGCATTTTCGAAGTTTGCTGGAATGCGGCTGGCGACAAAGTGGGGGCAAGTGCATCGGATGGCTCT GTTTGTGTATTAGATCTGAGGAAATAA